ATACCGATCGCAAAGCCCACGCCCGCCGTCTTTCTACCGCCTAAAAACTCCACGAGCCTATCGTAGCGCCCGCCGCCGCCTACGGCGCTTTGCGCGCCAAGCTCGCTTGAGACGAACTCGAAGGCGGTTTTACAGTAGTAATCAAGCCCGCGCACGAGTTTAGGATCGATCTCAAATTTTTGCCCGTTTTGGGTTAAAATTCTTTGCAGCTGCGTAAATTCCGCGGTGCAGGCGTCGTTTAAATTTTCCGTTATAAGCGGCGCGGCGGCTAAAATTTTCTGGCAGCTTTCGTTTTTGCAGTCCAGTACGCGGATTGGATTGGTGTCGATGCGCCTTTGGCAGTCCTCGCAGAGCTTGTCTTTGCGTTCTTGCAAGAAATTTACGAGCTTGGTTTTATACGCTGGCATGCACTCCTCGTCGCCTAAAGAGTTGATTTTAAGCGTTGCGGCGACATTTAGCTCGCGTAAAATTTGAGCTAGCATCAAAATCACGCTCGCGTCCTCATAGACGCTACTTTCGCCGAAGCACTCGACGCCGAATTGATGAAACTCGCGCAGACGCCCCTTTTGCGGGCGCTCGTAGCGAAACATCGAGCCTTGATAATAAAATTTATGCACGCCGCCGCTGCGGTCTAGCTTTTTTTCGATAAAGGCGCGCACGACGCCCGCGGTGCCCTCGGGGCGCAGGCAGACGCTATCGCCGCTTTTGTCGCTAAACTCATACATCTCCTTGCCGACGATGTCGCTGCTCTCGCCGACGCTGCGGCGAAATAGCGCGGTCTGCTCGAGTTTGGGAGTTTCGATGAGGCAAAAGCCGTAATTGCGCGCCACGCGCTCGCACACGTTTAAAATTTGCGAGTAGATGCGCGCTTGCTCGCCTGAAATATCGTTCATACCGCGAAGTGCTTTGATCATCGATAAAATCCTTTGTGAAATTTTAAAATTTTCAAATTTTTGCGGTGATTATAGTTAAATTTACCTAAATTTTAAGCCCTGCCGCTCGCAGCAACGTATCGGTTCTGCTTATTTTCATCACGCGCCGTTTCGACTTAGGCGCATATTTTAAACCGGCTAAGATTAGCGGTAAAATTTCTACTTCGCCGCCTTGAAGCTCAAGAATTCCTCGTAGCGGCGATCGATGATAGCCTTGATCTCGGCGTAATTTTGCGGCGAATTTTCTATGTAAAAGTAGGCGTTGTCGAAGTTTTTATCGCCGAATTTGCGCGCGACGAAATCGTCGTAATCTTGCAAATACCAGCCGTGCGTTTTGGCAAATTTCGTACGGTCCGTGGTATAGTAGGCCTTCGCAAAGGCCTTGCCTGCGGTGTTTAGCTCCTCGCTGCTTAGCACGCCGTCCATCGCGTCGAAAAAATACTGACGATAATCAAAGCTATCGTCCATCCGCGCTATATCGTCCGCGAAATCCACCGCGAAGTCCTTGGAGTAGAGCTTGCGCTCCATACACCAGCGGAAGAAAAACGCGATGTGCGTCGCGCCGTTTTCCTGCGGGATATCTGTCGGCGCATTTGCCGCGCCCCAGTGCCATTTTGCCTTGTCGTAGGTCACGTAAGCCATTTACTCTCCTTTTTTTGGACTTTAAGTTGCATAAATTTTAGAAATTAAAAGCAAACGAGGCTTGGTAAAGCTCTAAATTTTATCCGATGCAATCTGCGCCGTGAAATTTCAAATTTTATATCAGATCGCTCATTACCTTATAATCGCATTCGCTTCATAAAATTTTGCCGCGGCTAAAATTACGTTTAAATTCTATCGCGCCTCGTAGAATTTCGCGCGCCCCGTCCTATGTCTTTCAGTCGCTGCTTTGCCACAGCCGTCACCTCCTCTTCGTAATCGTACCACGCAAACATCGCGCCGTGCTGCACCGAGCCGCCGAGCAGATCGCCTCCCTGGCGGTTTTTCAGATCGATATTTGCGACCTTAAATCCATCCAACGTCGCTGCGAACTCGCGCAGGCGCTGCGGCGGGGATTTGAGCTTGGTGTAGAGGTAGCAGCGCCCCGCCTGGCCTTTGCGTCCGACGCGCCCTCGCAGCTGATGAAGCGACGCAAGCCCCATCCGCTCGGCGCCCACGATTAAAATGACGCTAAGCCGCGGCAGCGAGATACCCACTTCTACGATCGTCGTGGTTATCAGCAGCCGTCCCTCGTCGCGGAAGCGGCGCAGAACCTCCTCCTTGTCCTTGTCGCTGCCGTGGGTGATCAGCACGTCCGCAAATTGAGCCTTCCAAAACGGCGCCGCCTCCTCAAGACTTTGATAGACCGAGCTTTCGCTTTGTTGCACGAGCGGATAGACGATGATCGCTTGATTGCCCGCGGCGAGCTCACGGCGCAGATCCTGCATAAAGCCCGCAAATCCGTCATTTTGCAAAATTTTAGTTTTGATCTGCTTTTCAAACGGCAGCTGTTTTAAAAAGCTAAAGCTCACAAGCTCGGACTGGATCATGCTCAGCGTGCGCGGTATCGGCGTGGCGCTAAACTGAATGAAATGCGCGCGAAACTCGCCGTTTTCGGTAAGGCGTGCGATCTTTTCGCGCTGGTTCGAGCCGAAGCGGTGCTGCTCATCGACCATTATGAGATTTGACGGCGCGAGCTCGTGGTAGAGCAGGGCGTGAGTGCCGATGATAAGGTGTGCGCCCGCAAAATTCGGCTCGCGATCGCCGCCTTTTACGAGCAGGACCTTAATCTGCGGCGGCAGCAGACGGCACGCTTCGGCGTAAATTTGCTCGGCCAAGATGCTCGTAGGCGCCATCAGATAGCTGATGCGCGGGTAGTTCATCGCCGCGCTCGCGAGGATGACGAGCGTCTTGCCACTGCCTACGTCGCCCATGACGACGCGGCGGCGCGCCAGAGGGCTTTTCAGATCGCTAGCGATGTCCTTTATCGCGCTTAGCTGATCGCGCGTAGGCTCAAAAGGAAGCGAAGCAAGCCAGTCCGAAATGTCGTGTAGCGGGTAAATTTGCGCCGGGAAACTCGTTTTTTTCGCGCTTAGCTTTTGCAGGTAGTTTAGAATTTCTACAAATTTCAGCGTGCGTAAAATCGCAGCACCGCTCATAGGTGCGGCGGCGGCTCGGACGGCCTCGGCGGCATGGACAGTTCTAGCGTCGCTTGCATTTTGAGCGATTGTAGGCTCTGCGGTTGCGGTCTGCGCAGCTATTACCGTCTGAAAATTTTCGGTTTGATCGCTTGCAGCCTGCGCGCCCGTAGCTTGCGTGCTCAAAGTTTGGGTAGTCGCGGCTTGCGCGCTCGCTACTTGGTTTGAAGTTTGGATTGCTGCGGGTTGCATGCCTGCGTTTTGAGTTTGGGCGGCTGCGGGTTGCAAATCTGCGATTCGAATATCTGAAGTTTGAACCGCTGCGGATTGCGTATCTATGTCTTGAGTACTTAAATTTTGTTGTGCGACTATGGCTTGCTCGGCTATGGACTGCTCGGTCGCAACATGCTCTAGCATGGGCTGGGCTGTCGCAGTTTGAACGTCTGCTAGCTGTGCTGCTTGGGTACCGAATACTAGGTCGTTTGAAATTTTATCGCCGCTTGTAGCTGTATTATTGTCGGCTTTGAGGTCGTCTGAAATTACATCTGCGCGCGCCTCCGCGCCGTATGCGGCAAGAAAATCCTTATCACTTTGAACGCTAAAATTTTCGTCGTTATAAATCTCCGCGCCGCGCACCCGAGGCTCCTCGCCGTCTAAAATTTTATCGCTCGCAATCTCGCAGTTACGGAGGCTTGGGAGGAGTGAAGTCTCCGCGTCCTTTGGAATTTCGTCGTTTAAAATTTTATTCTCCGCGTCGCGCTTTGCTTCGCAGGCAAGAGCTCTGTCGTTTTGAGGATAGTTTGAAATTTTACCTCCAAAAATTTCATCATTTTGCGATCCGCCGTTTAAAATTTCGGCGGCGGAGCTTTGCGAGCTTGGAATTTCTCCGTTACCTAAAATTCTGTCGTCATCTAAAATTTTGTCGCTGCTTGAAATTCCGCCATTTAAAATTTCACTGCCGCTCGGAATTTTATCGCTGTTTAAAACGTCGTCGCGCTCGCCGAAATTTTCCGCGCCGCCCTCCTTGAGCTGCCTATTTAGCGCGGCTAGCATTCGCACGCTGCGCGGCGAGCTCTCGTGCAGCGCAAGCAGTACCGCCGCCTCGTCCGCGCGCAGTCCGCAGGCTAAAAGCGCGCCCGCGCTTAGATATTTTTTGATCAGCTTTTGTGCTGCGGCGTCGCTCAGCGCGGCTTTGTATTTGGGCGCGATCCTGCCAGGCTCGCTCACGATTTTTGGATTTACGAACTGCCACGAGCCGAAGCTCTCGTCGCATTTGCCGTGGATGAAAAATTTTTTACCGCGCTTAAAGGCGCCGAAGTGCCAGCTTTTGGCGTTGAAGATCACGATTTTGATCTCGCACTCCCAGCTGAGGCAGTGCGCCGTGACGATGAGCATCGAGCCGCGCCTG
This genomic stretch from uncultured Campylobacter sp. harbors:
- the hisS gene encoding histidine--tRNA ligase; the encoded protein is MIKALRGMNDISGEQARIYSQILNVCERVARNYGFCLIETPKLEQTALFRRSVGESSDIVGKEMYEFSDKSGDSVCLRPEGTAGVVRAFIEKKLDRSGGVHKFYYQGSMFRYERPQKGRLREFHQFGVECFGESSVYEDASVILMLAQILRELNVAATLKINSLGDEECMPAYKTKLVNFLQERKDKLCEDCQRRIDTNPIRVLDCKNESCQKILAAAPLITENLNDACTAEFTQLQRILTQNGQKFEIDPKLVRGLDYYCKTAFEFVSSELGAQSAVGGGGRYDRLVEFLGGRKTAGVGFAIGIERIAEILKTRESPQAREGLYIGALDEAFVSTAFSFALKLRKFCKTQISYEPKALAKHLKAADGAEAKFCLCIGQDEFDRAEVWCKNLEDQTTFAIKFKEVEAFFKDRA